The proteins below come from a single Candidatus Chlamydia sanziniae genomic window:
- a CDS encoding inositol monophosphatase family protein, with the protein MRAHLPNYQNVAESIVLKIINELINYRNQHSLVPTWTKPDGSFVTPPDYGIQYYLQKQLCAAFPNIPFIGEEIILDEDWEKVPEILKFVHRLDPSASTNDIIRTLEFRPDSTSLFWLADPIDGTAGFIKNRYFAIALSLIYQYQPVLTVMACPSYHQTFKIYSAGKDLGMFISDATQRRHRVVYTEKVRTGKFCEASLAARNQQHHATRLFSLGLPDQPRPHRVESQYKYALVAEGAVDFFIRYPFTHGQARIWDHIPGAFLVEESGGQVTDVFGASLNYNKEKLSLENHPIILASGSKKIHEVTLEALQCYLTSSKNLAAHET; encoded by the coding sequence ATACGGGCGCACCTTCCTAACTACCAAAACGTCGCCGAATCTATTGTTCTGAAAATTATCAATGAACTTATCAATTACCGAAATCAACACTCCCTAGTACCTACTTGGACAAAACCTGATGGCTCCTTTGTAACTCCTCCAGATTACGGCATTCAGTATTATCTTCAAAAGCAACTCTGTGCTGCTTTTCCAAATATTCCTTTTATTGGTGAGGAGATAATTCTTGATGAAGATTGGGAGAAAGTTCCCGAGATTTTAAAATTTGTTCACCGATTGGATCCAAGTGCTTCGACTAATGATATAATACGTACTCTAGAATTTAGGCCAGATTCCACGTCATTGTTTTGGCTTGCAGATCCTATTGATGGTACGGCAGGGTTTATTAAAAATCGTTATTTTGCCATTGCTTTATCCTTAATATACCAATATCAGCCTGTCTTAACTGTGATGGCTTGTCCGTCTTATCATCAAACGTTTAAGATTTATTCGGCAGGTAAAGATCTTGGCATGTTTATTTCAGATGCTACACAACGCAGGCATCGTGTTGTTTATACAGAGAAAGTGCGTACAGGAAAATTCTGTGAGGCATCGTTAGCAGCACGCAACCAACAACATCATGCAACGCGTCTTTTTAGCCTTGGGTTACCTGATCAACCACGTCCTCATCGTGTAGAAAGCCAATATAAATATGCTTTAGTTGCTGAAGGGGCTGTAGATTTTTTTATTCGTTATCCCTTTACCCATGGGCAAGCCCGTATTTGGGATCACATTCCCGGAGCATTTCTTGTGGAAGAATCTGGAGGACAAGTTACAGATGTGTTTGGAGCCTCCTTAAATTATAATAAAGAGAAACTTAGCTTAGAAAATCATCCGATAATTCTTGCTTCAGGAAGTAAAAAAATTCATGAAGTAACACTTGAAGCACTGCAATGCTATTTAACGTCTTCTAAGAATTTAGCAGCTCATGAAACATAG
- a CDS encoding lysophospholipid acyltransferase family protein yields MIKGLWQTTYKRICAFLISTLLKLRYRLRVEGMQALHLNPKQGCLFLSNHMAKIDPVILEVLFWNNFHLRPLAGDYLFDDPIIRWFLHIVQAIPVPQIIPGKNTDETLERVDRYYKNVVSVLNTGGSVLLYPSGRLSKTGKENILNQNSAYTLLHKAKQCNVVLVRISGLWGSAFSCYKKKTSPALVRVYKESLFALLRCGLFFMPKRFVKITVCQVDHSFLQQFPAKQDLNAFLSSWFNQDQEDFPIEVPYTINKS; encoded by the coding sequence ATGATAAAAGGGTTATGGCAGACTACTTATAAGCGTATTTGTGCATTTTTAATAAGCACGTTGCTTAAATTACGCTATCGCCTCCGAGTTGAAGGTATGCAAGCACTCCATCTTAATCCTAAACAAGGTTGCTTATTTCTGTCCAATCATATGGCAAAAATTGACCCTGTCATTTTGGAAGTGCTCTTTTGGAACAATTTTCATCTGCGTCCTCTCGCTGGTGATTACCTATTTGACGACCCTATAATTCGTTGGTTTCTCCATATTGTGCAGGCTATTCCTGTACCTCAAATTATCCCGGGGAAAAACACAGATGAAACTCTAGAGCGTGTAGATCGCTATTATAAAAACGTGGTCTCTGTTTTGAATACAGGAGGAAGCGTTCTTTTGTATCCCTCAGGGAGGCTATCAAAAACTGGTAAGGAAAATATTCTTAATCAGAATTCTGCTTATACGCTATTACATAAAGCCAAACAGTGTAATGTAGTTTTAGTGAGAATCTCAGGCTTGTGGGGAAGCGCTTTTTCTTGCTATAAGAAAAAAACATCACCAGCATTAGTGCGTGTATACAAAGAAAGTCTGTTTGCTTTATTACGTTGTGGGTTGTTTTTTATGCCCAAGCGATTTGTCAAAATTACTGTATGTCAAGTTGATCATAGTTTTTTGCAGCAGTTTCCTGCTAAGCAAGACCTAAATGCTTTCTTGTCTTCTTGGTTTAATCAAGACCAAGAGGATTTCCCTATAGAAGTTCCTTATACAATAAACAAGAGCTAG
- a CDS encoding AMP-binding protein — protein MHNRWNKPIKEARKLKLQSGSTIIENFLIVCSEYNSEIACFDEYLGALSYSDMLKAIIAIAIKSSDFPESQIGVMMPASAGAYIAYFGLLLAGKIPVMINWTQGVRELRLCVENAKVNRVLSSSQFVEHLSRTHGPVDYPFNFIYMEEVRPHLSWWDKCRIGLYSKLPPSWLLRIFGIKHLQGNDIAVILFTSGTEKSPKGVPLTHKNLIANQEAYMEFFNPTQEDVMLGFLPPFHAYGFNCCGLFPLLVGLPIVFVANPLNPKKSVEFIETKEVTFLGSTPVFFDYILKTAKKEGASLNSLRLVVIGGDAFKDSLYKEIKHLYPHISLWQGYGATECSPVITITAPDSSRDQKCVGMPISGIEILILSEETRTPLPLGQQGLIVVRGSSVFSGYLNDTTQQGFISLGREQWYVTGDIGYIDPHGDLFLEGRLSRFVKIGGEMISLEAVEDILRQGFGESPGQEQTSFIVCPVPKNKVQLCLFTTFSTTLHEVNDILKNAETSKIVKVSYIHQVKSIPLLGVGKPNYASLNALAASLFA, from the coding sequence ATGCACAATCGATGGAATAAACCAATCAAGGAAGCACGTAAATTAAAGTTGCAGTCAGGATCTACAATTATAGAAAATTTTTTAATTGTATGTTCTGAATATAACTCAGAGATCGCTTGTTTTGATGAGTATCTAGGTGCACTATCTTATAGCGATATGCTTAAAGCTATCATCGCGATCGCAATCAAAAGTTCGGACTTCCCAGAATCTCAAATCGGGGTGATGATGCCAGCTTCTGCAGGAGCTTATATTGCATATTTTGGACTATTACTGGCAGGTAAAATTCCTGTAATGATTAATTGGACTCAAGGTGTCAGAGAGCTGCGCTTGTGCGTAGAGAACGCTAAGGTGAACAGAGTCTTGTCTTCATCACAGTTTGTTGAGCATCTTAGTCGTACTCATGGACCCGTAGATTATCCTTTTAATTTTATCTACATGGAAGAAGTCCGTCCTCATCTTTCTTGGTGGGATAAATGTCGTATAGGCTTATATTCGAAGCTCCCACCTTCCTGGTTATTAAGAATTTTTGGGATTAAACATCTACAGGGTAACGATATCGCGGTCATCCTATTTACTTCAGGAACAGAAAAATCTCCTAAGGGAGTTCCTCTTACTCACAAGAACCTGATAGCAAACCAAGAAGCCTATATGGAATTTTTTAATCCAACGCAAGAAGATGTTATGCTTGGGTTCTTGCCCCCTTTTCATGCTTATGGTTTTAATTGCTGTGGCCTCTTTCCTCTTCTTGTCGGTCTTCCTATTGTTTTTGTTGCCAATCCTCTAAATCCTAAAAAATCCGTGGAATTTATAGAAACTAAAGAAGTCACTTTTTTAGGAAGCACTCCTGTTTTTTTTGATTATATTTTGAAGACTGCGAAAAAAGAAGGCGCTTCTCTAAATTCATTGCGTCTTGTTGTCATAGGGGGTGATGCGTTCAAAGACAGTCTCTATAAAGAGATAAAACACCTCTACCCTCACATCAGCTTGTGGCAGGGTTATGGGGCCACAGAATGTTCTCCAGTTATTACAATCACCGCACCAGATAGCTCTAGAGACCAAAAGTGCGTAGGAATGCCCATCAGCGGCATCGAAATATTGATTCTCTCCGAAGAAACCCGCACACCGCTTCCCTTAGGACAACAGGGGTTAATCGTGGTCCGAGGGAGTTCAGTATTCTCAGGCTATCTCAATGATACTACACAACAGGGGTTTATCTCCCTTGGAAGAGAACAATGGTATGTTACAGGAGATATAGGATACATTGATCCACACGGAGATTTATTCTTGGAAGGGAGGTTAAGCCGATTCGTAAAGATAGGAGGTGAAATGATAAGTTTAGAGGCTGTGGAGGACATATTACGGCAAGGGTTTGGTGAATCCCCAGGCCAAGAACAGACTTCTTTTATTGTCTGTCCAGTTCCTAAAAATAAGGTACAGCTTTGTTTGTTCACGACATTTTCTACAACACTTCATGAAGTAAATGATATCTTAAAAAATGCTGAAACCAGTAAAATAGTAAAAGTATCTTACATACACCAAGTTAAAAGTATTCCTCTTCTCGGTGTTGGGAAGCCTAATTATGCTTCTTTAAATGCTTTAGCCGCTTCGCTATTCGCATAA
- a CDS encoding aminotransferase class I/II-fold pyridoxal phosphate-dependent enzyme, producing the protein MSVWGEKFLITCDPIDFVTNDFLGFARSSTLCYEVSRRYHVYCQEFPNEKLGMCGSRLMVGTSQILEDLEHKIAEFHGAASAFFAGSGYIANLGLCYHLSLSSDILLWDEEIHMSVQKSLCVISGQHESFRHNDLNHLEQLLQTYRASSSGRIFIFICSVYSFTGSLAPLSEIMGLASKYNAHLVVDEAHAIGIFGNQGRGLCHQWGYEHFYAVLVTYGKAMGAMGAALMTSPEVKKDLMHNSPPLRYSTLVSPHTLITVGVAYDFLESEGKKARQQVFNLQKYFAAHYPAQALGCVQPIFIGTHLNNAIATLEAANLNVGVVAFFTPPFLRVNLHAYNTIDEVNCLIQILNRYLEKGCDRVYVDHEFHFWRKLCKK; encoded by the coding sequence GTGAGTGTGTGGGGAGAGAAGTTTTTGATTACTTGCGATCCTATAGATTTTGTAACGAATGATTTTCTAGGTTTTGCCCGTTCTTCAACGCTTTGTTATGAAGTAAGTAGGCGTTATCATGTCTATTGTCAGGAGTTTCCGAATGAAAAACTAGGCATGTGTGGTTCACGTCTTATGGTTGGGACTTCTCAGATTCTAGAAGACTTAGAACATAAAATAGCTGAATTTCATGGAGCTGCTAGCGCTTTTTTTGCGGGCAGTGGATATATAGCAAATCTTGGGCTGTGTTACCATCTCTCTCTGAGTAGCGATATTCTGCTCTGGGATGAAGAAATCCATATGTCGGTGCAGAAAAGCTTATGCGTAATTTCAGGACAGCATGAATCTTTTCGTCATAATGACTTAAACCATTTAGAGCAGCTTCTTCAGACCTATAGAGCGTCCTCTTCGGGAAGAATCTTTATCTTTATCTGTTCAGTATACTCTTTTACAGGGTCCTTAGCTCCTTTAAGTGAAATTATGGGATTAGCTTCAAAATATAACGCTCATTTGGTTGTAGATGAAGCTCATGCTATAGGCATTTTTGGCAATCAAGGAAGAGGGTTATGTCACCAGTGGGGTTACGAACACTTTTACGCTGTATTGGTAACTTATGGGAAAGCTATGGGAGCTATGGGAGCTGCATTGATGACGTCACCAGAAGTTAAAAAAGACCTCATGCATAATTCTCCCCCCCTCCGCTACTCCACATTGGTGTCCCCTCATACATTAATTACTGTCGGTGTAGCTTATGATTTTTTAGAATCTGAAGGAAAGAAAGCTCGACAGCAGGTGTTCAATCTACAAAAATACTTTGCTGCACATTATCCTGCGCAAGCTCTTGGTTGTGTGCAGCCTATATTTATAGGAACTCACCTGAATAACGCTATTGCGACTTTAGAAGCTGCAAACCTTAACGTGGGCGTTGTTGCTTTTTTTACCCCCCCTTTTTTGCGCGTAAACCTTCATGCTTATAACACTATTGATGAAGTGAATTGCTTGATACAAATTCTCAATAGGTATTTAGAAAAAGGTTGTGATCGGGTCTACGTCGATCATGAATTTCACTTTTGGCGAAAGCTTTGCAAGAAGTAA
- the priA gene encoding primosomal protein N', with translation MGHTEPSTFRLYAEVIVASNINKTLDYGIPKDFEFITRGTGIIIFLRGTKKIGVIHKVKTSTACKYVLPILGVLDSEVTLSKDLLDLMFWMSRYYFAPLGKTLRLFLPDVSSNTIQPKQHYRVLLKQSKAKIRELVQQLKKDHPGQASVLTTLLNCSSPPRLSVLMEHAKVSQSPITSLNKLGVLEIIDASKLEIQEDKLSFFLSDHTILHPEQQSAIDKVTESLAASQFHTHLLFGITGSGKTEVYLRTISKAHSQGKSAILLVPEITLTIQTLTLFKARFGKAVGVLHHKLSDSDKSRVWREAAKGTIRILIGPRSALFCPMKNLGLIIVDEEHDSAYKQTESSPCYHARDVAVMRGKLSDATVVLGSATPSLESYTNALSGKYTLLILSSRAVAIHLPKVSLINMNLEREKSKKKILFSQLVLKKIEQRLEAGEQTLIFFNRRGYHTSVSCASCKHTLKCSHCDMVLTFHKYANVLLCHLCNSSPKNLPKSCPQCLGTMTLQYRGSGTEKIEKVLHQIFPQMRIVRIDSDTTKIKGSHESLLKQFATGKADLLIGTQMIAKGMHFPGVTLAAILNGDSGLYIPDFRASEQVFQLITQVAGRSGRSHLPGEILIQSFLPDHATIRCAIQQNYVIFYEQEIPGRALCDYPPFTRLVRCIFIGKCPKHTWCEAKRVHMLLRTLLENTTHLMQVTPCGHFKIKDVFRYQFLIKSKQVLPVNKKLHEALLLAKLSPKVKFMIDVDPITTFF, from the coding sequence ATGGGCCATACTGAACCGTCTACCTTTCGCTTATACGCAGAAGTCATAGTCGCTTCTAATATTAACAAGACCCTCGATTATGGGATTCCTAAAGATTTTGAATTTATTACTCGAGGCACTGGCATTATCATATTTCTTCGGGGGACAAAAAAGATTGGGGTTATTCATAAGGTAAAGACCTCTACAGCTTGTAAATATGTCCTACCCATTTTAGGAGTCCTTGATTCTGAAGTCACACTCTCAAAAGACCTTCTAGACTTGATGTTTTGGATGAGCCGCTATTATTTTGCTCCTTTAGGAAAAACTTTGCGGCTGTTTCTCCCTGATGTTTCTTCAAACACAATTCAACCAAAGCAACACTACCGGGTTCTTTTAAAGCAGAGCAAAGCCAAAATTCGTGAGCTAGTGCAACAGTTGAAAAAAGACCATCCTGGCCAAGCATCGGTATTAACAACTTTGCTCAACTGTTCTTCTCCTCCTCGTCTCTCTGTACTTATGGAGCACGCCAAAGTTTCCCAATCTCCAATTACCTCTTTAAACAAACTTGGTGTTTTGGAAATCATAGATGCCTCAAAATTAGAAATCCAAGAAGACAAACTTTCTTTTTTTCTCTCAGATCACACTATATTACATCCTGAACAACAAAGTGCTATTGATAAGGTTACTGAATCTTTGGCGGCATCTCAATTTCATACTCATCTACTCTTTGGAATCACAGGAAGTGGGAAAACTGAAGTCTATTTACGTACGATTAGCAAAGCACATAGTCAAGGGAAAAGTGCTATTCTTTTAGTTCCCGAAATTACATTGACTATTCAAACCTTGACATTATTTAAAGCACGTTTTGGGAAAGCAGTGGGAGTTCTTCACCATAAGCTTAGTGATAGCGATAAAAGTCGTGTATGGCGCGAAGCTGCTAAAGGGACCATTCGTATTCTCATAGGACCACGTTCAGCATTATTTTGCCCTATGAAGAACCTTGGCCTTATTATTGTAGATGAAGAGCATGATTCTGCCTATAAGCAAACGGAAAGTTCTCCGTGTTACCACGCTCGTGATGTTGCTGTGATGCGAGGAAAACTCTCTGATGCTACTGTTGTCCTTGGAAGTGCTACGCCTAGCTTAGAAAGCTATACTAACGCGCTATCAGGAAAATATACACTCTTGATCTTATCTTCTCGAGCTGTGGCTATTCATCTTCCCAAGGTTTCCCTAATCAATATGAATTTAGAAAGAGAAAAATCTAAGAAGAAAATTCTCTTTTCTCAATTAGTTTTAAAAAAAATAGAACAGCGTCTTGAGGCCGGAGAACAAACTTTGATTTTCTTTAACCGCCGAGGCTATCACACTAGTGTTTCTTGTGCTTCGTGTAAACACACATTAAAGTGCTCTCACTGTGATATGGTGCTTACTTTTCACAAATATGCAAACGTTCTCCTTTGTCATCTTTGTAATTCGTCACCTAAAAATCTTCCCAAGTCTTGTCCTCAATGTTTGGGGACCATGACATTACAATACCGTGGTTCAGGAACAGAAAAAATAGAGAAAGTATTACATCAAATATTCCCTCAGATGCGTATAGTACGTATTGATTCGGACACAACAAAAATTAAAGGCAGTCACGAATCTTTATTAAAACAATTTGCGACTGGAAAAGCTGATCTTCTCATTGGCACTCAGATGATTGCCAAAGGCATGCACTTTCCTGGAGTCACACTCGCTGCAATTCTCAATGGCGATTCGGGATTATATATTCCTGATTTCCGTGCTTCTGAGCAAGTCTTTCAGCTAATCACTCAAGTAGCAGGAAGATCAGGGCGTAGTCATTTGCCTGGAGAGATTCTTATTCAATCCTTTCTTCCTGACCACGCGACGATTCGTTGTGCTATACAACAAAATTATGTGATTTTTTACGAACAAGAAATTCCTGGGAGAGCGTTATGTGACTATCCTCCTTTCACTCGTCTTGTGCGTTGTATTTTCATTGGTAAATGCCCAAAGCATACGTGGTGTGAAGCAAAGCGTGTTCATATGCTTTTAAGAACGCTGCTAGAAAATACTACCCATCTTATGCAGGTTACCCCTTGTGGACATTTTAAAATTAAAGATGTTTTTCGTTATCAATTTTTGATTAAAAGCAAACAAGTACTTCCTGTGAATAAAAAGCTTCACGAAGCATTACTTCTTGCAAAGCTTTCGCCAAAAGTGAAATTCATGATCGACGTAGACCCGATCACAACCTTTTTCTAA
- the dsbH gene encoding disulfide reductase DsbH produces MKLWLQGCVISACLLLTLPCCAARKRSNHISPEKQVIASTALNWEDYSEAMQQSNKDGKPICLFFTGSDWCMWCIKMQEKLLNTPQFSLFAYKHLHIVEIDFPQKKGHQNEEQKQKNRELKNQYGVSGFPELVFINGSGKELGRMHYEELDPATYVNKIRMTLNL; encoded by the coding sequence ATGAAACTTTGGTTACAAGGATGTGTTATTTCTGCTTGTTTATTGTTAACATTGCCCTGCTGCGCAGCTCGAAAACGTTCGAATCACATAAGTCCTGAAAAGCAAGTTATTGCATCGACAGCTCTAAATTGGGAAGATTATTCAGAAGCTATGCAACAATCTAACAAAGATGGAAAGCCTATCTGTTTATTCTTCACAGGATCCGATTGGTGTATGTGGTGCATAAAAATGCAGGAGAAACTTTTAAATACTCCACAATTTTCACTTTTTGCTTACAAACATCTTCATATCGTAGAAATCGATTTCCCACAAAAAAAAGGACACCAAAATGAAGAGCAAAAACAAAAGAATCGTGAATTAAAAAATCAATATGGCGTTTCCGGATTTCCTGAATTGGTTTTCATCAATGGCAGCGGTAAAGAGCTTGGGAGGATGCATTATGAAGAATTAGATCCTGCTACGTATGTAAATAAAATTCGGATGACTCTTAATCTATAG
- the lysS gene encoding lysine--tRNA ligase produces MSTKAEYLNQEDFLYRNSKLQAILALGINPYPYVFPGVTSVEEIKKRFLMQTLGDSESALNKATPKVKLAGRLVLFRSMGKNAFGQILDHNQTIQVMFNREFTSVQGLLADAEIPPLKFIEKKLDLGDILGIEGYLFFTHSGELTILVETVTLLSKSLLSLPDKHAGLHDKEIRYRKRWLDLISSPEASNTFVKRSRIVKLIRQYMDDHGFLEVETPILQTTYGGAEARPFTTKLEALHTDMFLRISLEIALKKILVGGIPRIYEVGKVFRNEGMDKTHNPEFTMIESYAAYMDYNEIMIFVENLIEYLVRSLNEGSTEIRYSHWKEGPQIIDFKAPWIRMTMKESIHVYSKIDVDLHSNHELKKILKTQTRLPEQAFAQAPRGLLIALLFDELVSENLVAPHHITDHPIETTPLCKTLRSGDRTYVERFESFCLGKELCNAYSELNDPIQQRKLLEEQLMKKELLPESECHPLDEEFLEALCQGMPPAGGFGIGIDRLVMILTDAASIRDVLYFPVMRRIDAST; encoded by the coding sequence ATGTCCACAAAGGCTGAATATTTAAATCAGGAAGATTTTTTATATAGAAATAGTAAACTTCAAGCTATCTTGGCACTGGGTATCAATCCTTATCCTTATGTATTTCCTGGCGTTACAAGCGTAGAAGAAATAAAAAAAAGATTTTTAATGCAAACTTTAGGGGATAGTGAAAGTGCATTAAATAAAGCCACACCTAAAGTAAAATTAGCGGGTAGACTTGTTCTTTTTCGCTCTATGGGAAAAAATGCCTTTGGACAAATTTTAGACCATAATCAAACAATTCAAGTGATGTTTAATCGTGAGTTTACTTCTGTACAAGGTCTTCTCGCAGATGCTGAAATTCCACCACTCAAATTTATCGAAAAAAAACTTGATTTAGGGGATATCCTTGGGATTGAGGGCTATCTCTTCTTCACCCACTCTGGAGAGCTCACTATTCTTGTAGAAACAGTGACATTACTTTCCAAATCTCTACTTTCCCTGCCAGATAAGCATGCAGGGTTGCATGACAAAGAAATACGTTATCGTAAGCGTTGGTTGGACCTCATCTCTTCTCCAGAAGCAAGCAACACCTTCGTAAAAAGAAGCCGTATCGTTAAACTCATCCGTCAGTACATGGATGATCATGGCTTTTTAGAAGTGGAAACGCCCATACTACAAACTACCTATGGAGGAGCTGAAGCGCGACCTTTTACAACGAAATTGGAAGCGTTACATACCGACATGTTTCTCCGTATCTCATTAGAAATTGCCCTCAAAAAGATTCTTGTTGGCGGAATTCCTCGTATTTATGAAGTCGGCAAAGTGTTCAGAAATGAAGGAATGGATAAAACCCACAATCCTGAATTCACTATGATAGAAAGCTATGCTGCTTATATGGATTATAATGAAATTATGATTTTTGTAGAAAACCTAATAGAATACTTAGTTCGTTCTCTAAACGAAGGGAGTACAGAAATTCGCTATTCTCATTGGAAAGAAGGACCCCAAATAATAGATTTCAAGGCTCCTTGGATTCGTATGACAATGAAGGAAAGCATTCATGTATATAGCAAAATTGATGTAGACTTGCACAGTAATCATGAATTGAAGAAAATTTTAAAAACACAAACGCGCCTTCCTGAACAGGCCTTTGCACAAGCTCCAAGAGGTCTGCTCATTGCCTTACTATTCGATGAGCTTGTCTCTGAAAATTTAGTTGCTCCGCATCATATTACAGATCATCCCATAGAAACTACACCTTTATGCAAAACATTGCGTTCTGGGGATAGAACGTATGTTGAACGTTTTGAAAGTTTTTGTCTTGGTAAAGAATTATGTAATGCTTATTCTGAACTCAATGATCCAATTCAGCAAAGAAAATTACTTGAAGAACAGCTTATGAAGAAGGAGTTGCTTCCTGAGAGCGAATGTCATCCTCTAGATGAAGAATTCTTGGAAGCTCTATGTCAGGGGATGCCTCCAGCTGGGGGATTCGGGATTGGCATAGACCGACTGGTTATGATTTTAACAGACGCAGCCTCTATAAGGGATGTACTCTATTTTCCTGTTATGCGCCGTATAGATGCATCAACTTAA
- the cysS gene encoding cysteine--tRNA ligase, with the protein MALFPKKVLYFYNTASQQKEMFFPSHDPVRLYTCGPTVYDYAHIGNLRTYIFEDILKRTLLFSGYSVTHVMNITDVDDKTLTGATRNNISLQDYTAPYTQAFFEDLQILSIVNADFYPYATHYIPQMIQAIEKLLQQGTAYTGQDGSVYFSIQRFPDYGKLSHLDFNSLQCYSRTSTDEYDKANPSDFVLWKAYNAQRDGIIYWESPFGKGRPGWHLECSVMAMELLGESLDIHAGGVDNIFPHHENEIAQSEALSGKPFVRYWLHSEHLLVDGKKMSKSLGNFFTLRDLLNRGFSGQEVRYMLLKNHYRMPLNFTEKELFSCRQALRRLRDFIIRLEDSHPSGEAPLPKTLMCADKFYTNFSTALANDLNIAVGLASLFDFVHQVHSFMDHGSFSQVDALYILKLLKQIDLILGVIPLSTPIAIPHAIVQLVEEREKARKEKNWAMADALRDAIITAGFVIEDSKSGPKVKPLS; encoded by the coding sequence ATGGCGTTATTTCCAAAAAAAGTTCTTTATTTTTACAATACAGCATCTCAACAGAAAGAGATGTTCTTCCCCTCTCACGATCCTGTGCGACTTTATACATGTGGCCCTACGGTTTATGACTATGCTCATATAGGGAATCTTAGAACGTATATTTTTGAAGATATCCTCAAACGAACATTGTTGTTTTCAGGTTATTCTGTAACACACGTGATGAACATTACTGATGTTGATGATAAAACTCTTACAGGAGCGACTCGAAATAACATTTCACTGCAAGACTATACAGCTCCTTATACGCAGGCATTTTTTGAAGACCTTCAAATACTGAGTATCGTCAATGCGGATTTTTATCCTTATGCTACGCATTACATTCCACAAATGATTCAAGCGATTGAAAAGCTCTTACAACAAGGTACTGCCTATACTGGGCAGGATGGATCGGTATATTTTTCTATCCAACGTTTCCCGGACTATGGCAAACTTTCACACTTAGATTTCAATAGTTTACAATGTTATTCACGAACATCTACTGATGAGTATGACAAGGCAAACCCGAGTGATTTTGTCTTATGGAAAGCATACAACGCACAACGTGATGGTATCATTTATTGGGAAAGTCCTTTTGGTAAAGGACGCCCTGGATGGCATTTAGAATGTTCTGTCATGGCTATGGAGCTTTTGGGAGAATCCTTGGATATCCATGCAGGAGGTGTGGACAATATTTTCCCCCATCATGAAAACGAAATTGCTCAATCAGAAGCGCTTTCAGGAAAACCTTTTGTGCGTTATTGGTTACATTCAGAACATCTTTTAGTCGATGGGAAAAAGATGTCTAAAAGCTTAGGGAACTTTTTTACTTTACGTGACCTTTTAAATCGAGGTTTCTCAGGCCAAGAAGTACGCTATATGCTTCTAAAAAATCATTACCGCATGCCATTAAACTTTACGGAAAAAGAGCTATTTTCCTGTCGACAAGCGTTACGTCGTCTAAGAGATTTCATTATTCGTCTTGAAGATTCTCATCCTTCTGGGGAAGCTCCTTTACCAAAAACTTTGATGTGTGCTGATAAATTTTATACGAATTTTTCAACTGCTCTAGCAAACGATTTAAATATAGCTGTTGGTCTAGCCTCACTTTTCGATTTTGTTCATCAGGTCCATAGCTTCATGGACCATGGAAGTTTTTCTCAAGTCGATGCTCTTTATATTTTGAAGCTATTAAAGCAAATAGATCTTATCCTTGGGGTTATTCCTTTATCTACACCCATAGCGATTCCTCATGCTATTGTACAATTGGTTGAAGAACGAGAAAAAGCACGTAAAGAGAAAAACTGGGCAATGGCTGATGCTCTACGTGATGCGATAATCACAGCAGGATTTGTTATTGAAGACAGCAAATCAGGTCCTAAGGTAAAGCCCTTAAGTTGA